A region from the uncultured Draconibacterium sp. genome encodes:
- a CDS encoding AsmA family protein, with product MKRIIVIILLVIVVLFGAVLAIPVFFKQNILTTAKTTLNKQLNAEVEFADLKLSLFKNFPKVTVGLQDVLIKGKGEFAQDTLLNVPHIAATMNLSSLFSSSRSIEEIILEKPVLNLLIAESGNVNWDVAPASGSAKKKSAATANAQEFQLALESIEVNDARLIYNDELAKMYADLEDINLDISGEMFGNTTQLNIGGVVNDLTYRMEGVTYISNTSLDLRTLLDVNFETMLFSIVESELLVNRLPLELSGDFSVPNDTTFLNLQLKTIASDFENFLALVPKDYEAYLKHITTTGSATISGGISGYYIDEDYPKTNLQVTVVKGNFKYADMPEEIKNISAEMLIAKPQGALDLLKININKAHAEIRNNPVDLTLKISNPVSDLQFDGAFVGKINLDHLKDALPIDSVNISGIIDANLFAKGRYSDVEAEAYDKIKSDGVVLLNNFVYDSPELTQQVIIPSGQLDFSPQHINLGNFLLKVGGSDFRLSGKVSNYLNYVMKDGTLKGNLQLNSNFVNLNELLRLQVVEEEPAQSSDPAVIGQEPETLAFDVPENIDITFRSTINRAVFNRIPITEIKGEVRAVNKKLILDGLDMNMLDGKMTLNGSYENTTQNQPLFDFGFDIAGFDIPTMYHTVAGFRKLIPGAGTSSGKLSTRLGMKGQLSPQLKLIAATTNGKGSFSTNNVEIKDSPMFNQLSGILKKEKLRNVTIGDFTANLTVEDGSILLRPFTTRVIGQETTICGSLNAESLLDMRMDFNVQREMFGPDIQKILAVLPGNEKITMLPAGVLLKGPVGDAKVNLDLSATQKAVTDATKDDLKKSLDEIGKGLKKLFK from the coding sequence ATGAAACGAATAATTGTAATCATACTCCTTGTAATTGTGGTGCTTTTTGGCGCCGTTTTGGCAATTCCGGTCTTTTTCAAACAAAACATTTTAACTACTGCAAAAACAACCCTCAATAAACAATTGAATGCCGAGGTTGAATTTGCCGACCTGAAGCTATCCTTGTTTAAAAATTTTCCAAAAGTTACGGTCGGTCTGCAAGATGTTTTGATTAAAGGTAAAGGTGAGTTCGCACAGGATACATTGCTGAATGTTCCGCATATTGCTGCCACCATGAATTTATCCTCGCTTTTTAGTTCCAGCCGCAGCATAGAGGAAATTATTTTGGAAAAACCTGTGCTGAACCTACTAATCGCCGAATCAGGAAATGTAAACTGGGATGTTGCTCCGGCCTCGGGATCAGCAAAAAAGAAAAGTGCCGCCACAGCCAATGCCCAAGAGTTTCAGCTGGCATTGGAAAGTATTGAGGTGAACGATGCACGACTGATTTACAACGATGAGTTGGCAAAAATGTATGCCGACCTGGAAGACATAAACCTGGATATTTCGGGCGAAATGTTTGGCAATACCACTCAGCTAAACATTGGCGGTGTGGTTAACGATCTTACTTATCGGATGGAAGGAGTTACCTATATATCAAATACCTCGCTGGATTTACGAACCCTGCTTGATGTTAATTTTGAAACGATGCTGTTTTCCATTGTTGAAAGTGAGTTGCTGGTAAACCGTTTACCACTTGAGTTAAGTGGCGATTTCAGCGTGCCCAACGATACAACATTCCTCAACCTGCAGCTAAAAACAATAGCCTCGGATTTCGAGAATTTTTTGGCGCTGGTACCTAAGGATTACGAAGCCTATTTAAAACACATAACAACTACCGGTTCGGCAACAATCTCGGGAGGAATTTCGGGTTATTATATTGATGAGGATTATCCGAAAACCAACCTGCAGGTTACAGTTGTTAAAGGCAATTTCAAGTATGCCGATATGCCGGAAGAAATAAAAAATATAAGTGCAGAAATGCTGATTGCTAAACCTCAGGGCGCGCTTGATTTACTGAAAATAAATATCAATAAAGCACATGCTGAAATTCGCAACAACCCGGTTGACTTGACTTTGAAGATCTCTAATCCGGTTAGCGATCTGCAGTTTGATGGGGCATTCGTGGGCAAAATAAATCTCGATCATTTAAAAGATGCCTTACCCATTGACAGTGTAAATATCTCGGGAATTATTGATGCGAATTTGTTTGCCAAAGGGCGTTACTCAGATGTGGAGGCAGAGGCCTACGATAAAATAAAATCGGATGGGGTAGTGTTGTTAAACAATTTTGTTTACGACTCGCCCGAACTCACGCAGCAGGTAATAATACCATCGGGGCAGCTGGATTTTTCGCCACAGCATATAAACCTCGGAAATTTCTTGTTGAAAGTTGGGGGAAGCGATTTTCGTTTATCAGGTAAAGTAAGTAATTACCTGAATTATGTGATGAAAGACGGCACGTTGAAAGGAAACCTGCAGTTAAATTCAAACTTTGTAAACTTAAACGAACTGCTTCGTTTGCAGGTTGTGGAAGAAGAGCCTGCACAAAGTTCAGATCCAGCTGTTATCGGGCAAGAACCGGAAACACTTGCATTTGATGTTCCTGAAAATATCGATATAACATTCCGTTCAACCATAAACCGGGCAGTATTTAACCGGATACCGATAACGGAAATAAAAGGGGAAGTTCGGGCAGTAAATAAAAAACTGATTCTGGATGGGCTGGACATGAATATGCTGGATGGAAAAATGACCTTGAACGGATCGTACGAAAATACCACCCAAAACCAACCATTATTCGACTTTGGTTTTGATATTGCCGGTTTCGATATTCCAACCATGTATCATACCGTTGCCGGTTTTCGGAAATTGATTCCGGGAGCGGGGACGAGCAGCGGAAAACTAAGCACGAGACTTGGAATGAAAGGACAGCTAAGTCCGCAGCTGAAGCTGATTGCAGCTACAACAAACGGAAAAGGATCTTTCAGTACCAATAATGTTGAGATTAAAGATTCGCCAATGTTTAACCAGCTGAGTGGGATTCTGAAAAAAGAAAAACTTCGGAATGTGACCATCGGTGATTTTACCGCAAATTTAACTGTTGAAGATGGTAGTATTTTGCTGCGTCCGTTCACCACCAGGGTAATTGGGCAGGAAACTACCATCTGCGGTAGTTTGAATGCCGAAAGTTTGCTCGATATGCGAATGGATTTCAATGTTCAGCGTGAAATGTTTGGCCCCGATATTCAGAAAATTCTTGCGGTGTTGCCCGGAAACGAAAAGATTACCATGTTGCCGGCAGGTGTGCTTCTGAAAGGACCTGTAGGCGATGCAAAAGTAAATCTTGATTTAAGTGCTACACAAAAAGCCGTTACCGATGCCACCAAAGACGATTTAAAAAAGTCGCTTGATGAAATTGGGAAAGGGCTGAAGAAATTATTTAAATAA
- a CDS encoding competence/damage-inducible protein A encodes MKAEIITIGDEILIGQIVDTNSAWMGEQFNLNGIEIYQITSVHDDHDHILQAIQNAEKNADLVVITGGLGPTKDDITKHTLCEYFNTKLVFHEPTLKTIYERFKHRGIDMNKMNRDQAMLPESCTILYNKMGTAPGMWFEQNDTIFVSMPGVPFEMKYLVEFEVLPRLRQTGKTKAIFHKTVLTQGVPESMLAERIADWEDALPMHIKLAYLPNPMAVRLRLSAMGDEVEALKKDVESEMEKLQEIIPEAIFGYNTETLAEVIGRQLVLQNKKLALAESCTGGYISHLVTSVSGSSAFYQGSVTSYSNEMKEQLLGVSRENLEKYGAVSEQVAREMVEGVKRVMNADYAVATTGIAGPTGGTEEKPVGTVWIAVSGPDKTLVKKFTFVGDQRDRNIVRSGQTALQMLRRMVLGEL; translated from the coding sequence ATGAAAGCAGAAATAATTACCATTGGCGACGAGATACTAATTGGTCAGATTGTTGATACCAATTCAGCCTGGATGGGCGAACAATTTAATTTAAACGGCATTGAAATTTACCAGATTACTTCGGTGCACGATGATCACGATCATATTTTGCAAGCCATACAAAATGCCGAAAAAAATGCCGATTTGGTGGTAATAACCGGTGGGTTAGGCCCCACAAAAGACGACATTACCAAACACACACTTTGCGAATATTTTAATACCAAACTTGTTTTTCACGAACCCACTTTAAAAACAATTTACGAGCGTTTCAAACACCGTGGTATTGATATGAATAAGATGAATCGTGACCAGGCAATGTTACCCGAATCGTGTACTATTTTGTACAATAAAATGGGAACAGCTCCGGGCATGTGGTTTGAGCAGAATGATACCATTTTTGTGTCGATGCCAGGTGTGCCTTTTGAGATGAAATACCTGGTAGAATTTGAGGTATTGCCACGATTACGGCAAACGGGTAAAACGAAAGCTATTTTTCATAAAACAGTGTTAACACAAGGGGTGCCGGAATCGATGCTGGCCGAGCGTATTGCCGATTGGGAAGATGCATTACCAATGCATATAAAACTGGCTTATTTGCCTAATCCCATGGCGGTGAGACTACGACTTTCAGCAATGGGAGATGAAGTTGAGGCTTTAAAAAAGGATGTGGAGAGCGAAATGGAAAAGCTCCAAGAAATAATTCCGGAAGCAATCTTTGGCTACAATACCGAAACGCTGGCCGAGGTAATTGGCCGGCAGCTGGTGTTACAAAACAAAAAACTGGCGCTTGCAGAAAGTTGCACGGGTGGTTATATTTCACATCTTGTAACATCGGTATCCGGTAGTTCTGCCTTTTACCAGGGCTCGGTTACTTCGTATTCAAACGAAATGAAGGAGCAGCTGTTGGGCGTAAGTCGCGAGAATCTGGAAAAATACGGAGCTGTAAGCGAACAAGTTGCGAGGGAAATGGTGGAAGGGGTAAAACGGGTGATGAATGCTGATTATGCCGTGGCCACCACCGGAATAGCCGGACCAACTGGCGGCACCGAAGAAAAGCCGGTTGGAACAGTTTGGATTGCTGTTTCAGGACCCGATAAAACATTAGTAAAAAAGTTCACTTTTGTTGGCGATCAGCGCGACCGAAATATTGTGCGTTCCGGACAAACCGCTTTGCAAATGCTGCGAAGAATGGTGCTTGGCGAGCTGTAA
- a CDS encoding M48 family metallopeptidase produces MYTILFWIIVAILVVDFIFEKYLSYLNTTTMSDTIPEEVKGIYDEEKYKKQQAYQRENHRFGILTSSFSMVITLSMFLFYGFAMVDGWAWSLSGNSIVAALIFFGIIMFASDIINIPFELYDTFKIEEKYGFNKTTIKTFALDKIKGGLVSALIGGGLLALVIFIYQLTGNMFWIYAWLVISAFSIFMAMFYSNLIVPLFNKQTPLEEGELRTAISAFSKKVGFKLDNIFVIDGSKRSTKANAYFTGLGAKKRIVLYDTLINDLNTEELVAVLAHEIGHNKKKHVVQGLLIGLVQTAIVLFVFGLLIDNPVLSAALGVDVPNFHIGMVAFGVLYSPISFFTGIFMNILSRKNEYQADRFAAENYKPEALASALKKLSINNLSNLTPHKTYVYFHYSHPSLLQRLAFLKSFEK; encoded by the coding sequence ATGTATACCATACTTTTCTGGATTATAGTTGCCATTCTTGTTGTTGATTTTATCTTCGAGAAATACCTGTCGTACCTGAACACTACTACCATGAGCGACACTATTCCTGAAGAAGTAAAAGGAATATATGACGAAGAAAAATATAAAAAGCAGCAGGCCTATCAGCGCGAAAATCACCGGTTTGGAATTTTAACCAGCAGTTTTAGCATGGTAATTACTTTATCCATGTTTTTGTTTTACGGTTTTGCAATGGTTGATGGCTGGGCCTGGAGCCTAAGCGGAAATAGCATTGTTGCAGCACTTATCTTTTTCGGAATCATTATGTTCGCTTCCGATATAATAAATATTCCCTTTGAGTTATACGACACCTTTAAAATTGAGGAGAAGTACGGATTTAACAAAACCACCATAAAAACTTTTGCACTCGATAAAATTAAAGGAGGACTGGTAAGCGCATTAATTGGAGGCGGATTACTTGCTTTGGTTATTTTTATTTATCAATTAACCGGAAACATGTTCTGGATTTATGCCTGGCTTGTTATTTCTGCTTTTTCCATTTTTATGGCTATGTTCTATTCCAACCTGATTGTACCGCTGTTTAATAAACAAACACCGCTTGAAGAAGGCGAACTCAGAACAGCTATATCTGCTTTTTCAAAAAAGGTGGGTTTTAAGTTGGATAACATTTTTGTGATTGACGGCTCGAAACGATCAACAAAAGCCAATGCTTATTTTACCGGTCTGGGAGCAAAAAAGCGCATTGTGCTTTACGATACCTTGATAAACGACCTGAACACCGAAGAGTTGGTAGCGGTATTGGCGCACGAAATCGGGCATAACAAAAAGAAACATGTGGTTCAGGGCTTGCTCATCGGATTGGTGCAAACTGCAATTGTGCTATTTGTTTTTGGTTTGCTGATTGACAACCCGGTATTAAGCGCTGCACTGGGAGTTGATGTGCCCAATTTTCATATTGGCATGGTGGCTTTTGGTGTTTTGTATTCACCCATTTCTTTTTTTACCGGCATTTTTATGAATATCCTTTCTCGGAAAAACGAATACCAGGCCGACCGTTTTGCTGCTGAAAATTACAAGCCTGAAGCGCTGGCATCGGCTTTGAAAAAGCTTTCGATTAATAATCTGAGTAATTTAACACCACATAAAACCTATGTGTATTTTCATTATTCGCACCCCTCTTTATTACAGCGTCTGGCATTTTTAAAATCCTTTGAAAAGTAA
- a CDS encoding T9SS type A sorting domain-containing protein → MKIERFLNYGRLHLRHVASNKEKSEWSFLRFRRSYVVVWVLIFSSFFFQHNLYAQGPNPNEAEWVGEGYALKKIVSNANIPSGVNFSYTIMFSAPAGATTINIQDVIPDDLVIVNVPPPSMVNGVSPVISYTGSPGSSHTVHYSLTGLPAGSASSGSFTIVVKFPEGVTCDGTTVRNRAGILIDDKPYYTGFVSTTASAVDPWRVAKTIVDGAVVNPNYPTTGSCNYMIPPDGSVTYRLYVMKSSPYYGNVSGQINMNSAVVTDVLPPGAVVTSSTCAGISVGASGTLTWNVNSGFLDATTPYAYYYCEIEVSYPATSFPVGTVINNDLTLDGTICNQPVTHNSNQTCVEVVDYTPNPNANFQKYVWVANRVPGCTGRYQINFCNNGNVPLSAFNINDVIPSGISVDEIRIYNANATTTVDLNVNGSSYATGLTSYYSTGTIASTITDFQVQMTGTLPVGDCIYIQVDFTIEPNPVGTIVTNCASFDGLANSLSLNDACVPFTVGDGEPRPCIVKDICSPQTEYEPGDIIRFRVRVQNIGSADISGASLQDVLHSNFTYVGNESYYVASTYSPPCSSGGSIPAGTTAWTGVFPSHSAPNLNWTLPDIASDCQLFYSSYCGTYGTYALPYYFIEFDVQVDSFAMPGVTPNEFEISGGNLSSSLISNTVNALIVASFGQKVEKQVSTDGGSTFSSSGTVSPGGTARYRLNYKNTSNVPVTSINLVDLLPMDDGSNDWLILNRAVPRGSSFGVDYAATHSTALVPGGAGPSPALDFSNDANMCLPLFSYSPVGCNGPTWGTTPERNIKMDYTSFVLGPNIQLQEEFDVSIPAGATMQQTACNDFAGISSANFLLDGVPQSVTLTPIAAPPVCITVDTAMQTSCCDSIRIEPVSNPATGEDCCVRITAECPVKSVEVIVENGTISSANSTCSTLPTGYAGQSNFTFPGNGCEIDMTHCFTPDQTGAVSVNYLITFDNGEICRDSITLDCGIVDKNCCDSIVLEAYQDPDLEECCVRVLTECEIDSVLVTVNNGVFSSNTWNCSATIPAAAIGQSSFMFDAASCILNMTNCVTASQSGTVSLNYVFFFANGEKCEKGIELDCKYTAQNCCDSILLETYQDQDLQECCVRVATNCEVDSVMVTVDNGIFSSNSWNCSTTIPNDAIGQSSYTFNTGLCLLNMSNCFTANQAGVITVSYVFYMSNGEKCEKKVQLDCEYVAKDCCEEIILEAYQDADLGECCMQFVSKCETDSIAVSIYNGTFANAIVNGISVSSGVVGNSSYTFNINANAAELITCATPDSTGVVVVNYVAYLANGEVCEKKIEMDCKAPEPTSDCCPVVDFKLRRSWPYFNKYVGTFEIFNPDPSNPICSVQISSSLGGSFNTGTLIIDGSPSTQTWNSTSIPASGILSPQAINDMLFTLTAFNYKGVITVCVTKCDGTECCYEFNWNGKPIVVTPWEPTQLGNGRLLAVSVSPEITEDINESIKYVSFGFADEQVGEGDAEFFAIGSTGDCDDGDESPVPGSTDPDSDDDGISDGTESYMSKHNAFFELTCPYKSGSGMQAPVFNLVIKGELPKIGMALISEEGNVVFDGEIDLANPDSVITSAEIPTEKSASMFEFLNLYPNPSDDFFTVTYATSKVLDIDILLVNQQGQVLKIKNMGNTNTGVHNTTINVSDLPAGLYKAVLKSGDRMLTKSAIVK, encoded by the coding sequence GAGTTACCTGCGACGGAACAACGGTTAGAAACAGAGCCGGAATTCTTATCGACGACAAACCGTATTATACGGGCTTTGTAAGCACAACTGCATCGGCCGTCGACCCGTGGAGAGTGGCCAAAACTATTGTTGATGGCGCAGTTGTAAATCCAAATTATCCTACCACCGGAAGCTGTAATTATATGATTCCTCCGGATGGATCAGTAACCTATCGTTTGTATGTAATGAAAAGCAGCCCGTATTATGGTAATGTTTCAGGGCAAATAAATATGAATAGCGCAGTAGTAACCGATGTATTACCACCAGGTGCTGTTGTAACATCAAGCACGTGTGCCGGAATATCAGTTGGTGCCAGTGGAACATTAACCTGGAATGTAAACTCGGGTTTTCTTGATGCCACTACTCCATACGCCTACTATTATTGCGAAATAGAAGTGTCATATCCGGCTACAAGCTTTCCGGTGGGTACTGTAATAAATAACGACCTTACGCTTGATGGAACAATATGTAACCAACCCGTTACTCACAATAGCAATCAAACTTGCGTTGAGGTTGTTGATTATACTCCGAACCCCAATGCTAACTTCCAAAAGTATGTTTGGGTAGCCAATCGCGTTCCCGGTTGTACAGGGCGCTATCAAATAAATTTCTGCAATAATGGAAATGTGCCGCTAAGTGCTTTTAATATAAACGATGTAATTCCATCAGGTATTAGTGTTGATGAAATTAGAATATACAATGCAAATGCAACTACAACCGTTGATTTAAATGTGAATGGATCTTCCTACGCCACGGGATTAACAAGTTATTATTCTACAGGAACAATAGCTTCCACTATTACTGATTTTCAGGTACAAATGACCGGAACACTGCCTGTTGGTGATTGCATTTATATACAGGTTGATTTTACAATAGAACCCAACCCTGTTGGAACTATCGTAACCAATTGCGCATCTTTCGACGGTTTGGCCAATTCACTGTCTTTAAATGATGCCTGTGTGCCGTTTACCGTTGGCGATGGTGAACCCCGTCCGTGCATTGTAAAAGATATTTGCTCGCCCCAAACGGAATACGAACCTGGTGATATTATCCGGTTTAGAGTACGGGTGCAAAACATAGGAAGCGCTGATATTAGCGGTGCCAGTCTTCAGGATGTTTTACACAGTAACTTTACCTATGTGGGTAACGAAAGCTACTATGTGGCATCAACTTACAGTCCGCCTTGTTCATCCGGAGGAAGTATTCCTGCAGGTACTACCGCCTGGACTGGCGTTTTTCCTTCTCATTCGGCACCTAATTTAAACTGGACGTTGCCGGATATCGCTTCCGATTGTCAATTGTTTTATTCTTCCTATTGCGGTACCTACGGCACTTATGCCTTGCCGTATTATTTCATCGAATTTGATGTGCAGGTGGATTCTTTTGCCATGCCTGGAGTAACTCCTAACGAGTTTGAGATTTCAGGAGGAAACCTTAGTTCGTCGCTTATTTCAAATACTGTAAATGCCTTAATTGTTGCTTCATTCGGACAAAAAGTAGAAAAGCAAGTTTCAACCGATGGTGGTAGCACCTTTAGCTCAAGTGGCACGGTAAGTCCCGGAGGAACTGCGCGATACCGCTTGAATTACAAAAACACTTCGAATGTGCCGGTAACTTCAATCAATTTGGTGGATCTTTTACCAATGGATGACGGATCGAATGACTGGTTGATACTAAACAGGGCAGTGCCGCGTGGAAGTTCTTTTGGTGTTGATTATGCTGCCACTCATTCAACTGCATTGGTTCCGGGAGGAGCAGGGCCATCACCAGCTCTTGATTTTTCCAATGACGCCAACATGTGTTTACCCCTGTTTTCATATAGTCCTGTAGGCTGTAACGGTCCAACGTGGGGAACTACTCCTGAACGAAACATTAAAATGGATTATACTTCTTTCGTACTCGGCCCCAATATTCAATTGCAGGAGGAGTTTGATGTTTCAATTCCCGCTGGTGCTACAATGCAGCAAACGGCTTGTAACGACTTTGCCGGAATTTCAAGTGCCAACTTTTTACTCGATGGCGTGCCACAATCAGTAACACTTACGCCAATTGCGGCTCCTCCGGTTTGCATTACGGTAGATACAGCCATGCAAACATCGTGTTGCGATAGTATTCGCATTGAGCCGGTATCGAATCCGGCAACAGGTGAAGACTGTTGTGTACGAATAACAGCTGAATGCCCTGTAAAATCAGTAGAGGTAATTGTTGAAAACGGAACAATAAGTTCGGCAAACTCAACTTGTAGTACATTGCCAACCGGTTATGCAGGACAAAGTAACTTTACTTTCCCCGGAAACGGTTGTGAAATTGATATGACACATTGTTTCACTCCTGACCAAACCGGAGCAGTATCCGTAAATTATCTAATAACTTTTGATAACGGAGAAATTTGCCGAGATAGTATTACGCTTGATTGTGGTATTGTTGATAAAAACTGTTGTGATAGTATTGTTTTAGAAGCCTACCAGGATCCTGATTTGGAAGAATGTTGTGTGCGCGTGCTTACCGAGTGCGAAATTGATTCGGTACTGGTTACTGTAAATAATGGTGTATTTAGCTCAAATACATGGAACTGCTCAGCAACTATACCAGCCGCTGCAATCGGACAAAGCAGTTTTATGTTTGATGCTGCTTCATGTATTTTAAATATGACGAATTGTGTGACCGCCTCTCAAAGTGGAACAGTTTCGTTAAACTATGTTTTCTTTTTTGCAAATGGTGAGAAATGCGAAAAGGGGATAGAACTGGATTGTAAATATACCGCACAAAACTGTTGCGATAGTATTTTATTGGAAACGTACCAAGATCAGGACCTGCAAGAATGCTGCGTGCGTGTGGCTACCAACTGTGAGGTTGATTCTGTTATGGTTACAGTGGATAATGGTATTTTCAGTTCCAATAGCTGGAATTGTTCAACAACCATTCCAAACGATGCGATTGGACAAAGTAGTTACACTTTTAATACAGGCTTATGTCTGTTAAATATGAGTAATTGCTTCACAGCAAATCAGGCCGGAGTAATAACTGTGTCGTATGTTTTTTATATGTCGAATGGCGAGAAATGTGAAAAGAAAGTTCAGTTGGATTGTGAATATGTTGCCAAGGATTGTTGCGAGGAAATTATTCTTGAGGCATACCAGGATGCAGACCTTGGAGAGTGTTGCATGCAGTTTGTTTCGAAATGTGAAACCGATTCGATCGCAGTGAGCATCTACAACGGCACGTTCGCCAATGCCATTGTTAATGGTATTTCTGTTTCTTCGGGAGTTGTTGGCAATAGTAGTTACACTTTTAACATAAATGCAAATGCAGCAGAATTAATTACCTGTGCAACGCCCGATTCAACAGGAGTTGTAGTTGTTAATTACGTTGCGTATTTGGCAAACGGTGAGGTGTGCGAAAAGAAAATTGAAATGGACTGTAAAGCTCCGGAACCAACTTCTGATTGTTGTCCGGTTGTCGATTTTAAACTTCGTCGATCGTGGCCATACTTTAACAAATATGTGGGTACTTTCGAAATATTCAATCCCGATCCGTCTAACCCAATTTGTTCGGTTCAGATAAGTTCTTCTCTGGGAGGAAGTTTTAATACGGGCACATTAATTATTGATGGAAGTCCCTCAACACAAACATGGAATTCAACATCTATTCCTGCTTCGGGAATACTTAGTCCGCAAGCTATAAATGATATGTTATTCACATTAACTGCTTTTAATTACAAAGGTGTAATTACGGTTTGTGTCACCAAATGCGATGGAACAGAATGTTGCTACGAATTTAACTGGAATGGTAAACCAATTGTAGTAACCCCTTGGGAACCTACTCAGTTAGGCAACGGCAGGCTGTTGGCCGTTTCTGTAAGTCCGGAAATAACTGAAGACATTAATGAAAGCATTAAGTATGTGTCGTTTGGTTTCGCAGATGAACAGGTAGGAGAGGGCGACGCTGAATTTTTTGCCATTGGTAGTACCGGAGATTGCGATGATGGTGATGAAAGTCCGGTACCGGGTAGTACTGATCCGGACTCAGATGATGATGGAATTTCTGATGGAACAGAAAGTTACATGTCGAAACACAACGCCTTTTTTGAGCTAACTTGTCCTTACAAATCCGGTTCAGGAATGCAGGCCCCGGTTTTTAACCTGGTGATAAAAGGCGAACTTCCAAAAATTGGAATGGCCCTTATTAGCGAAGAAGGAAATGTGGTATTTGATGGGGAAATTGATTTGGCCAACCCCGATTCAGTGATAACATCAGCTGAAATTCCGACTGAGAAGTCTGCTTCGATGTTTGAGTTTCTGAATTTGTACCCCAATCCATCGGATGATTTCTTTACTGTAACCTATGCTACCAGTAAAGTTCTGGATATTGATATTTTATTGGTAAATCAGCAGGGGCAGGTTCTTAAAATTAAGAACATGGGAAATACAAATACCGGTGTGCATAATACTACTATTAACGTTAGCGATCTTCCGGCCGGACTTTATAAAGCCGTTTTAAAATCGGGAGACAGGATGTTAACAAAATCAGCAATAGTTAAGTAA